The following are from one region of the Camelus dromedarius isolate mCamDro1 chromosome 16, mCamDro1.pat, whole genome shotgun sequence genome:
- the KIF18B gene encoding kinesin-like protein KIF18B, giving the protein MVMAVEDSMVQVVVRVRPPTPRELESQRRPVVQVVDERVLVFDPEEPDGGILGLKWGGTHDGPKKKGKDLTFVFDRVFGEAATQQDVFQHTTHGILDSFLQGYNCSVFAYGATGAGKTHTMLGREGDPGIMYLTTMELYRRLEARQEEKRFEVLISYQEVYNEQIHDLLEPKGPLAIREDPDKGVVVQGLSFHQPTSAEQLLGMLTRGNRNRTQHPTDANATSSRSHAIFQIFVKQQDRVPGLTQALQVAKMSLIDLAGSERASSTHAKGERLREGANINRSLLALINVLNALADAKGRKSHVPYRDSKLTRLLKDSIGGNCRTVMIAAISPSSLVYEDTYNTLKYADRAKEIKLSLKSNVISLDCHISQYATICQQLQAEVATLREKLRVYEARAQVPQQDLPQSPKSSPAHQLLPSCPSPSCLPSQPCTPELRPGSVVLQEESLGTEAQVEKVVERNSSDREQPLEDKDEGPAAEVPTQVLEQNLRQPSPGSRDPTLQPKPVVDHLLPQNLGRDCSKQLALRVLCLAQRQYSLLQAANLLTPDMITEFETLQQLVQEENTEPGGEASREPGPARGPPLAQELCSESKPLGYSGPVTRTMARQMSGLIHALGVLPGPDHTPAQASRRPAEKKRGRQSPSEPDSSPAPKPGTKRQRQSFLPFLRRGSLPEAQPSFGPTTPPGGRASSSSHSTHCCPTTVIKSRVPLGPSALQNCSTPLALPTRDLNATFDLSEEPPSKLGFHECVSWDSVPQVLSRWDQPVIPSGPMPLFTMKGPKPASSFPGTSARKKKRVVSSSVSRSLGVTRGRSRIARLPSSTLKRPAGPLAIPELPSSPHCPGN; this is encoded by the exons ATGGTCATGGCGGTGGAGGACAGCATGGTGCAGGTCGTGGTGCGGGTACGGCCCCCCACCCCGCGGGAGTTGGAGAGTCAGCGGCGGCCTGTGGTTCAGGTGGTGGATGAGCGGGTGCTAGTGTTTGACCCTGAGGAGCCCGATGGGGGCATCCTTGGCCTGAAATGGGGTGGCACCCATGATGGCCCCAAGAAGAAGGGTAAAGACTTGACGTTTGTCTTTGACCGGGTCTTTGGTGAGGCGGCCACCCAACAGGACGTGTTCCAGCACACCACCCACGGCATCCTGGACAGCTTCCTCCAAGGCTACAACTGCTCAG TGTTTGCCTATggggccactggggccgggaAGACACACACCATGCTGGGAAGAGAGGGGGACCCCGGCATCATGTATCTGACCACCATGGAACTATACAGAAGGCTCGAGGCCCGTCAGGAGGAGAAGAGATTCGAGgtgctcatcagttaccaggag GTGTATAATGAGCAGATCCATGACCTCCTGGAGCCCAAGGGGCCCCTTGCCATCCGTGAGGACCCTGATAAGGGGGTGGTGGTGCAAGGACTTTCCTTCCACCAG CCGACCTCAGCTGAGCAGCTGCTGGGGATGCTGACCAGGGGAAACCGGAACCGCACACAGCACCCCACTGACGCCAACGCCACTTCCTCCCGCTCCCATGCCATCTTCCAG ATCTTCGTAAAGCAGCAGGACCGGGTTCCAGGCCTGACCCAGGCCCTTCAGGTGGCCAAGATGAGCCTGATTGACCTAGCTGGCTCGGAGCGGGCGTCCAGCACCCATGCCAAGGGGGAGCGGCTGCGGGAGGGAGCCAACATCAACCGCTCGCTGCTGGCCCTCATCAACGTCCTCAATGCCCTGGCCGACGCAAAG GGCCGCAAGTCTCACGTGCCCTACCGGGACAGCAAGCTGACCCGCCTACTCAAGGACTCCATCGGGGGCAACTGCCGCACAGTGATGATCGCTGCCATCAGCCCCTCTAGCCTGGTCTACGAGGACACTTACAACACCCTGAAGTATGCTGACCGGGCCAAGGAAATCAAACTCTCG CTGAAGAGCAACGTGATCAGCCTGGACTGTCACATCAGCCAGTACGCCACCATAtgccagcagctccaggctgag GTGGCCACCCTGAGGGAGAAACTCCGAGTATATGAGGCAAGAGCCCAGGTCCCACAGCAGGACCTCCCACAGTCCCCCAAATCCAGCCCTGCACATCAGCT CCTTCCCAGCTGCCCCTCACCATCCTGCCTTCCCAGCCAGCCCTGCACCCCAGAGCTCCGCCCAGGGTCAGTGGTCCTTCAAGAGGAAAGCCTGGGGACAGAGGCCCAAGTGGAGAAGGTCGTGGAAAGGAACTCTTCAGACAGGGAGCAGCCCCTAGAGGACAAGGATGAAGGCCCAGCTGCGGAG GTTCCAACCCAAGTGCTGGAGCAGAACCTCAGACAGCCATCACCAGGGTCCCGTGACCCAACCCTGCAGCCCAAGCCAGTTGTCGACCACCTCTTACCACAGAACCTGGGCAGGGACTGTTCTAAGCA GTTGGCCCTCAGGGTGCTGTGCCTGGCCCAGCGCCAGTATTCCCTACTCCAAGCAGCCAACCTCCTGACCCCTGACATGATCACAGAGTTTGAGACCCTGCAGCAGCTGGTGCAAGAGGAAAACACTGAGCCTGGAGGAGAGGCCTCGAGGGAGCCTGGCCCGGCCAGAGGGCCACCTCTGGCTCAGGAGCTGTGTTCAGAGTCAA aGCCTCTAGGATACTCTGGCCCCGTGACACGGACCATGGCGAGACAAATGAGTGGCCTCATACATGCTCTGGGGGTCCTGCCTGGGCCTGACCATACCCCAGCCCAGGCATCCCGGCGACCCGCAGAGAAGAAGAGGGGGAGACAGAGCCCCTCGGAGCCAGACAGCTCCCCAGCCCCGAAGCCTGGGACCAAGCGCCAGCGCCAGTCTTTCCTGCCCTTCCTGAGAAGGGGGTCCCTGCCTGAGGCTCAGCCTTCGTTCGGGCCCACCACTCCCCCAGGAGGAAGGGCCTCCTCGTCCAGCCATTCCACTCACTGCTGCCCAACCACAGTCATCAAAAGCCGGGTACCCCTGGGCCCTTCTGCTCTGCAGAACTGCTCCACTCCTCTGGCCCTGCCCACGCGGGACCTCAATGCCACCTTTGATCTCTCCGAGGAGCCCCCCTCAAAGCTGGGTTTCCACGAATGCGTCAGCTGGGACAGTGTTCCCCAGGTGCTGAGCAGGTGGGACCAGCCCGTCATCCCCAG tggaCCCATGCCTCTGTTCACAATGAAGGGCCCCAAGCCAGCATCCTCCTTCCCTGGGACCTCAGCCCGCAAGAAGAAGCGTGTTGTCAG TTCCTCAGTCTCCCGGTCACTGGGAGTCACCCGGGGCCGCAGCCGCATCGCCCGCCTCCCCAGCAGCACCTTGAAGAGGCCAGCTGGGCCCCTGGCAATCCCAG AGCTCCCCTCCAGTCCCCACTGCCCTGGAAACTAG